From the genome of Ananas comosus cultivar F153 linkage group 16, ASM154086v1, whole genome shotgun sequence, one region includes:
- the LOC109722232 gene encoding calcium-dependent protein kinase 1-like, whose product MGSRTSRHRSDPDRRAPPQPQPQPQPWPHRAPKPYVPAAAAPPQASASAAAAAAPVGRVLGRPMEDVRASYVFGRELGRGQFGVTYLVTHRATGERFACKSIATRKLVHRDDVEDVRREVQIMHHLTGHRNIVELRGAYEDRHSVNLVMELCEGGELFDRIIARGHYTERAAAALCREIVAVVHSCHSMGVMHRDLKPENFLFLNKSEDSPLKATDFGLSVFFKPGEVYKDLVGSAYYVAPEVLKRHYGPEADIWSAGVILYILLSGVPPFWAENEDGIFNEIRRGHVDFLSDPWPSISSGAKDLVKKMLRQDPKERLTAAEILNHPWIREDGEAPDKPLDNTVISRMKQFRAMNKLKKVALKVVAENLSEEEIVGLKEMFKSIDTDNSGTITLEELRTGLPKLGTKISESELMQLMEAADVDGNGSIDYLEFISATMHMNRLEKEGHIYKAFEYFDKDNSGYITMEELEQALKKYDMGDEKTIKEIIAEVDADHDGRINYEEFVAMMKNNSQDIAPIRRRK is encoded by the exons ATGGGTAGCCGCACCTCTCGCCACCGCAGCGACCCCGATCGCCGCGCCCCTCCCCAACCCCAACCGCAACCCCAGCCCTGGCCCCATCGCGCTCCCAAACCCTACGTccccgccgcggcggcgccgccgcaggcatcggcgtcggcggcggcggcggcggcgccggtggGGAGGGTGCTGGGGCGGCCGATGGAGGACGTGCGCGCGAGCTACGTGTTCGGGCGGGAGCTCGGGAGGGGGCAGTTCGGGGTGACGTACCTGGTGACCCACAGGGCGACGGGGGAGCGGTTCGCGTGCAAGTCGATCGCGACGCGGAAGCTGGTGCACCGCGACGACGTGGAGGACGTGCGGCGCGAGGTCCAGATCATGCACCACCTCACGGGGCACCGCAACATCGTGGAGCTCCGCGGCGCCTACGAGGACCGCCACTCGGTGAACCTCGTCATGGAGCTCTGCGAGGGCGGGGAGCTCTTCGACCGCATCATCGCCCGCGGCCACTACACcgagcgcgccgccgccgccctctgcCGCGAGATCGTCGCCGTCGTGCACAGCTGCCACTCCATGGGCGTCATGCACCGCGACCTCAAGCCCGAGAACTTCCTCTTCCTCAACAAGAGCGAGGACTCCCCCCTCAAGGCCACCGACTTCGGCCTCTCCGTCTTCTTCAAGCCCG GAGAGGTGTATAAAGATCTCGTAGGAAGCGCATACTATGTGGCTCCTGAGGTCCTGAAACGGCATTACGGACCGGAGGCTGATATATGGAGTGCTGGAGTTATACTTTACATCCTTCTTTCTGGCGTTCCTCCCTTTTGGGCAG AGAATGAGGACGGGATATTCAATGAGATTAGACGAGGCCATGTCGATTTCTTATCTGACCCTTGGCCTTCTATATCTAGCGGTGCTAAAGACTTGGTCAAGAAGATGCTGCGGCAAGACCCAAAAGAGCGGCTTACTGCCGCTGAAATTCTTA ATCATCCATGGATCAGAGAAGATGGAGAGGCGCCGGATAAACCACTTGACAACACTGTTATAAGTAGAATGAAACAATTTAGGGCGATGAACAAGCTTAAGAAAGTAGCCTTAAAG GTCGTCGCAGAAAACTTATCGGAGGAAGAGATCGTGGGCTTGAAAGAAATGTTCAAATCGATAGATACTGATAACAGTGGGACAATAACTCTCGAAGAACTAAGAACCGGTTTACCAAAATTGGGTACTAAGATCTCTGAATCAGAGCTCATGCAGTTGATGGAGGCG GCTGATGTGGACGGAAATGGAAGCATTGATTATCTTGAGTTTATATCAGCTACAATGCACATGAATAGGTTGGAAAAGGAAGGTCACATATATAAAGCATTTGAATATTTTGACAAGGACAATAGCGG ATACATTACAATGGAGGAGCTGGAACAAGCTCTGAAGAAGTATGACATGGGCGATGAGAAAACAATAAAAGAGATCATTGCTGAAGTTGATGCAGACCAT GACGGAAGAATAAATTATGAGGAGTTTGTGGCGATGATGAAGAATAACAGTCAAGATATTGCTCCCATAAGGCGACGGAAGTGA
- the LOC109722233 gene encoding protein TOO MANY MOUTHS, translated as MPTLLFSLPLLNLLLLLLLSLSPIPVCRSEFTVVLPDSSALVDGPQTGRSDRARTDPDEQRAVYAVMAATGNAWAASIRDVCRGRWHGIECMPDRDGVFHIVSLSFGALSDDTAFPTCDPARSTLPAAVLALPHLRSLFFYRCFAGNPQPIPAVLRENGHVGPIPAELGNLTALRVLDLHGNNLTAPIPSSLQRLARLRLLDLSSNTLRGRIPQLKLPGLNVLDLSRNALRGPIPGSLGRFGSLLKLDLSRNRLTERIPDSLGDLGALILVDLSHNSLAGPLPTALGRLGSLRALILSNNSMASTTIPGDLFSGLRNLIDLILSDMDLEGSIPESIGDLPSLRVLHLNGNKLEGSIPRSFRRLERLSELRIEGNRLSGAIPFARETMWRMGRKMRVEGNAGLCYDAKNGSFEGIAAVSAMNYCEGEGSESKMDAAGESAKRVAPRKGDHPPSVSISSARDHRRRGFHRTVGVVAGFLFSICFFSL; from the coding sequence ATGCCAACCCTACTCTTCTCCCTCCCCCTCCTAAACCTGTTATTATTACTACTGCTTAGTCTTAGTCCAATTCCCGTATGCCGGTCCGAATTCACCGTCGTCCTCCCCGACTCCTCCGCGCTCGTGGACGGCCCCCAGACGGGCCGCTCCGACCGCGCCCGCACTGACCCCGACGAGCAGCGCGCCGTGTACGCCGTCATGGCGGCCACGGGCAACGCGTGGGCGGCGTCGATCCGCGACGTGTGCCGCGGGCGGTGGCACGGCATCGAGTGCATGCCCGACAGGGACGGCGTCTTCCACATCGTCTCCCTGTCCTTCGGGGCGCTGTCCGACGACACCGCGTTCCCAACCTGCGACCCCGCGCGCTCCACCCTCCccgccgcggtcctcgccctgCCGCACCTCCGCTCCCTCTTCTTCTACCGTTGCTTCGCGGGGAATCCGCAGCCGATACCGGCCGTGCTCCGCGAGAACGGCCACGTGGGCCCCATCCCCGCCGAGCTCGGCAACCTCACCGCGCTCCGCGTCCTCGACCTCCACGGCAACAACCTCACCGCGCCCATCCCCTCGTCTCTCCAACGCCTCGCGCGGCTCCGCCTCCTCGACCTGAGCTCGAACACCTTGCGGGGGCGCATCCCCCAGCTCAAGCTCCCCGGTTTGAACGTGCTCGACCTCAGCCGCAACGCGCTCCGCGGCCCGATCCCGGGGAGCCTCGGCCGATTCGGCTCGCTCCTCAAGCTCGACCTGAGCCGGAACCGGCTCACCGAGCGAATCCCCGACTCGCTCGGCGACCTCGGAGCCCTGATCCTCGTCGACCTCAGCCACAACTCGCTCGCGGGACCGCTCCCGACCGCTCTGGGGCGCCTCGGATCGCTCCGAGCGCTGATCCTCAGCAACAACTCGATGGCGTCGACGACGATCCCCGGAGACCTCTTCTCCGGGCTGAGAAACCTGATCGATCTGATCCTCTCCGACATGGATCTCGAGGGGTCGATACCGGAGTCGATCGGCGACCTCCCGAGCCTCCGAGTGCTGCACCTGAACGGGAACAAGTTGGAGGGATCGATACCTCGGAGCTTCCGGAGGTTGGAGCGGCTGAGCGAGTTGCGGATCGAGGGGAACCGATTGAGCGGGGCGATCCCGTTCGCGAGGGAGACGATGTGGAGGATGGGGAGGAAGATGAGGGTGGAGGGCAATGCGGGGCTCTGCTACGACGCCAAAAATGGGAGCTTTGAGGGGATCGCGGCGGTGTCGGCGATGAATTACTGCGAAGGTGAGGGGTCGGAGAGCAAAATGGACGCCGCTGGGGAGAGCGCGAAGCGTGTTGCGCCGAGGAAGGGCGATCACCCACCGTCCGTTTCGATCTCCTCGGCGCGTGATCATCGTCGGCGGGGTTTTCATCGGACGGTTGGAGTGGTCGCTGGGTTTTTGTTCTCTATTTGTTTTTTCTCCTTATAA